AGTGAAATAGGCATTCGTTTCCAAGTGGGTGACGGAAGCAATATTTCAGTATGGAGTGATCCGTGGTTACCATTGCCTAACTCCTTTAGACCTTTATTTCCTATCATGCAGAAGAATGGCAGGTTGCGGCCCTGATTGATGATGAGAGAAAGGAATGGTTAATTGAGGTGTTACGGGATGAATTGTTTACTGAAGAGGAGGTCCAAAGAATTGCTTCGATACCGCTGAGCCTTCCTTCAAGCGGAGAATCGTATTATGTGGCATTTTGACAAGAAGGGTATGTACAATGTTGGAAGCGGGTATCATATGTTTCATAATTCTATTGGCTAGGAGAATAAGGCGTCTACATAATCACATAGAGAGGGAGGAGCTTTGCGAGTATACTGGAACAAAGTTTGGGGAGCAAATGTTTCTCCCAGAGTGcgaatttttttgtttggagACTACTCATAGGCATTCTGCTCTCCAGGTACGCTTTGAAATtaaggcccagtttgggattgattctggacctgcttctgcttttggggTTATGTTATGCTGTTTGGTAAATTGTCTAGGAAGTGCTTTTGGTCCAATTTGCTTCTCTTAGAATCTGAAATTGAGAAGCACCCAAGTACCAGCTTCCCAAAGCTGCTTCTGTCAAAACACGGAGTGAACAGTATTGATTAAATGAAAGTTTCTCCTTTTTCCTATTCTGTCCTCATCTTTTCTATAGGTTTCGTCTCTTCCCAGATCTCTCTTCCCAGCGTCCCTCCTCAAAACCATCGATCGATTTCGTTAAGAGCATCTCTCTTCCCATTGTCAACTTGGCTTTAGTTTCTGCATTCTGTTGTTTTTGACCCAGTTTCATTTTTACTAAAAACTGTACATTTCGGCTGGGTATTTGTAGTTggtgtcttcatgaaagtttcagTGGACATCTTAAAGATCATTTCAGAATTGGAATCTCATAAAAAGGATTTCTCTAGattaaattatgatttttcgaagttgaAGGTCTGCATCAGGAAATTATGCGAATTGTCACTGTTGCTGCTTGTTCCATTTCATATCAGTAGTTTCCTTTATTCAAACTGGTGTAGTCAACCACAAACTGAACGTAGACATTCTTATCTTTTCAATAAAACTTGTGACACCATTTTCGGAGTTCATTTGGGATACTTATGTCATTGTGAAATCAGTTTTTCGCATCATTGTTTGGCAGCCATACCTTCACACAGCCATCAAGGGTAGTAGCTCTTTAGATTGTGGTCAACATCTTTGCTATTTAGCAAAGTCAGATATCATTGTTTGTTTACTACTAAGCATGTTTTGTCTTTAGATGGGAAAGAATAAATCCACCAATACCGAAACTGAGGGATCTGGAAAACCAAGTGAAGAGACTAGTGAAGAGATAGAGGATAATGAACATGATGGAGATGGTATgggaagacaagaaatggaggtgttaagaaatgcaattgcacaaagtctaatgaatgcatctacttagcatttagttgcaaatttcaagtgactttaatatattttgtgtaatggttcccATTGAATTATGGTCGGGAAATTAATCTAAAAATTCTACATGagattttgtgtaatagtaaaacataatatgcatattgaagggtttaaagtaaatctttCATTCAGTCCAATCAAGGGTAcaagaataatacatgagaattttttttatttggtatggttacataatcaaaaaacaaaattatgtattttagtagcatatcttagcatgtatgaccattttggtaattatacccagtcaaagcacttttgccttgcaacttaccaaacacctagaaattgcttttggacctcacagcacttttaaaaacagtttaccaaacaccccaactgcttcttctcacagcaagttcggaagtgtttcctctcacagcaagttcagaagtgcttcctctcacagcacagcaatcccaaactgggcctaagTATGGTTCCTTTATCAAATTATGCATGTGTGTTTCGTAATAAAGAAGTGGAATCATGCATGCACCTGTTTAAGAGGTGTGAAGCATTgggatgtttttgggcttgtaCCCCACTGAAGTTGGACGCGAAAGGGTACCCAGCAAGCTGCTTTATGGGCTGGGTTTGTGATCTGATGGATATGTTGAAGCCGGACCAGATTGAGTTTTTGTTCATGGCCTTTCGGACCATTTGGACTGAACGAAATAGTCTGGTATGGAAGGATGGGTATTTCAGGCCGATGCATATGTTACACACTTACAGTGGTGTTGTGACTGTTGTCGACGGCTGGAGGAGTATCAAAAGCTGCATATTAAATCTGGCAAGCAGAAGAAACGACCACTAACTAAATGGTAGCAACCCCCTAGAGGTCGACTCAAAATTAATGTGGATGGAGCTTTTACAGTTGATTGTGGTCATGGAGGCATTGGTGCAGTGGTTAGAAATGATGAGGGTATGGGTATCGCGACTTTGGCAAGACCTTTTGTGCATGCGCACTTGACTCTTAGTATGAAAGTGGAGGCGTGTAGAGTTGGTCTTCTTCTTGGTATACACCAAGGTTCGTCGATGTGGAGAGAAGAATTTTTCGGAGGTAAGTCgagttttagatgattgtaaagaTTATATGTCTGCTTTTCAATCAATTAGAATTCAGTATATCTATCGTGAAACAAATGGTGTTACAGATAGGCTTGCACACCtttctagtttatttttctTGATGATGTTTGGATCGAcgagactcctgctattattcaggagATTCTCTACGAGAATTATTGTCAGTGTAATTATAGTGCACGAGATTCAGATTTTATGTTCCCCTCGTTGcataatattaatataataaatgaaacCGGGTGTGCGgttgagcctcccagttagACCGGGTTCCAAactcattaataaataaataaaaaaataaaaaaacttgcattgcatcaaaatatatatatgtcgaTGACATATAAATTATGCGGCGGTTTACAAACCTTAGCTTACATAAAAAATAATGTGTAATCAAATACATCACAAACATCATCCCAAGTACAAGAAAGTTAATACAAAATAGTAGTAGGAAACAACTAGGAATGATTAAAGGAAGTGTTGTAGAATGAGAAAATTTAAAGATAATAACACATACTTATTCAgttattcattgataatagaccCTTTATATAAGGATAAAAGTTCATAGATTACATAGAATCTAAGTGTTAACTGCAACATGAAGGACAACCTAAGGATTCGAGTGGAGAAATGTTAAGTTTCTTTGGCTCATATAAGACATACAAAAGTGTTCACCTGATCAGTGGCTGACTAAGAATTATGCTCAACCATACTTGTAAGTAAAATCAACGGTAGAAATAATTTTTAAGTTgtgttgttttattttctacAGCCAACAATAGTTGAACATAATTACTGATAAGACATATTGTTTAAGCCATTGATTTACTATTTTGAGAAGTAATCATGTAAACAGATAAATGAGACACCTTCTGCATTGCGAATCTTGCACTCAATTCTTACAAGTAGATATATTATTCATCTTCAATGATTCCAGTAATGTTTTCAGGTTTTACTTTGCGCTCCCCCATAAAATTATCAAGACAATGTAGAGGCAGGGATGCAAGTTTGCATATGGAAAATCATGCTAAAGCTGTGCTGACTGAAGGTTTAGAgaagtgaaattggaaagtagCATTATTAGTTATTCGGCATTTTACAACTTAGAACTGACATAACATGTTAGCTAAATTGCAAATGAAAACCCCAGTAAGAGGGATGCCTTGCCTTGAAAAGTAGTAAATACTCAATGAGAGCTCTCCTCTAATCTACCAGCTGGGGTCCTCATTCTTGTTCAAGCTGAGACTGGGACTGCTGAGACATGGACTTGTGGGAAAGTACAGCCAAGAAAAAGTCTGTCAAAAGGTGCTCGAAGTTGTGGAGTTTGGCATAGCCAGGAAAGTAATTGATGTCAATAACATAATAGCTATGCTTGTCATTGGAATCCCTGATGACATCGAAGTTGAAGAAATTGAGTTTGAGGCCGTCGCAAATCCCTTTGGCCAGCTCCTCCACAAACCCAGGTGGCGGCATCTCAACACCCTCAATGTTAACTTCTTCATTGGAAATCTGGGAGAAAGGGACCACAACCCCGGCCAATTTGGTGCGCTGCTCGTCGGAGATGTCGGGCAGCGACCTACGCTTGACGCACTCGGTGTAATCCCCGATGACATAGACCTTGAAGATGGTACCCCCGTGGTTGACAAACTCCTGCAGCAAAATGGGGGTCTCGACCTTCTTCAACCCCTCGCCGCTGAAAACCATAGACATTTGGTGCGACTTGGCGCTGCCATTGGCCAGCACAGGCTTTGCAATCACCGGAAATTTCAATCCCAGATCGGATTCCAGTTCGGCCGCGTCGTGGATCAGGACCTGCTTGGGGACCCCGACATTCTCGACTCGCGGGGCTTTGAAGGCGGCTTTGATGACGTCGAGCATTGAGACCCGGTTGTGGAGGCGGGCGATGGACTCGGGCGGATCGAGGATGACGGTGCGGGGATAGAGAGACGAGTACTCCTTCAATTGCTGATTCCAGTCGTCGTCGTACAGCTTGTGGATGATGCAGTCGAAGGGGCCCTGCTGGGTCAAGGCCTTGGCGGCATCGACGGGGACCAGATCGATGCCGTGTTGTCCGGCGTGGGCGATCAGCGACGGTTGGATGAAGGTCTGCTCTTTCTTCGGCGGGAAGGCGTAGCCGATGCGGTGGCGTCGCGGAGGCTGCCCATTACTGTTAGACATTGTTTGCgtaaagagagggagagagagagagattgtgaTTACACACccaacttctttttttattttattttggtatGAGATGAGATGAGATGAGATGAGATGGGTCCTCTCCTCAATCACGGATTATAAATAGGGCCTGCTCTGCTGCTGCGATCTTTTCGGTTTCGGTGGTGGGACCTGATTCCTCTCCAAACCTTGTACTCTACTCCTTTTTCTGGCGGGTTGAGTCGACCTGTGACCTGATTTTGTAGCCGTGTGGTACGTGTGAAGCGGGGGAGCGGAATCGGATGCAAATGCTTAGATGCCGCCACTTGACAAGTGATGTGATACAAGTATCATACTAACACTAATTCCTCTATGAATCAAATTTATAACCAAAAACGTCAACGGAGTCCGGCTATAGAATCCCAACACCGCCATCCAACTAATTTTAAACTctgccaagaagaagaaagaaggaacCAAGCGCACTTTCTGAGATACGAAATTGGCGATGAAAAACGGATGCTGGAATCCGATTCCATCTTTTCCTCTCACCGACGTAGGAAATGAGACAAAGCCTCTTGACAAAAGGTGCAAGAATCATCAACGACTCTccgtctgttttttttttcattactcCTAGAGTCCTATCACCAAATAGAAATCCAGGTGCACAACATATACGATGTATTTGCATACTTTTTAACAGTTCTCAGGACCCCACTAGCACGCACCTGTAAAACTGAGGAGTGCTGAAACCTACACCACTTCAGTTCAGTTCGTCTCTACTTTCTACTGTACATGGATATATAAACAACACTCGATTCTTAAAAAGAGGAGGAAAAGTTCCAAGTTATTGAGGGAGACG
This portion of the Rosa chinensis cultivar Old Blush chromosome 1, RchiOBHm-V2, whole genome shotgun sequence genome encodes:
- the LOC112172949 gene encoding inositol-tetrakisphosphate 1-kinase 1, whose translation is MSNSNGQPPRRHRIGYAFPPKKEQTFIQPSLIAHAGQHGIDLVPVDAAKALTQQGPFDCIIHKLYDDDWNQQLKEYSSLYPRTVILDPPESIARLHNRVSMLDVIKAAFKAPRVENVGVPKQVLIHDAAELESDLGLKFPVIAKPVLANGSAKSHQMSMVFSGEGLKKVETPILLQEFVNHGGTIFKVYVIGDYTECVKRRSLPDISDEQRTKLAGVVVPFSQISNEEVNIEGVEMPPPGFVEELAKGICDGLKLNFFNFDVIRDSNDKHSYYVIDINYFPGYAKLHNFEHLLTDFFLAVLSHKSMSQQSQSQLEQE